A genomic stretch from Aminobacter aminovorans includes:
- the rph gene encoding ribonuclease PH, with protein MRPSKRQFDEMRAISFERNISKHAEGSCLVKFGDTHVLCAASLEEKVPGWMRNTGKGWVTAEYGMLPRSTGERMRREASSGKQGGRTLEIQRLIGRSLRAVVDMGALGERQITVDCDVIQADGGTRTASITGAWIALYDCLRWMEARQMVSVDKVLKDHVAAISCGIHDGQPVIDLDYLEDSSAGTDANFVMTGKGGIVEIQGTAEGTPFSEEEFLQLMGLARKGIARLVDLQKMAVG; from the coding sequence ATGCGCCCCTCCAAACGCCAGTTCGACGAAATGCGCGCCATCTCCTTCGAGCGCAACATCTCCAAGCACGCCGAAGGTTCGTGCCTGGTCAAGTTCGGCGACACCCATGTCTTGTGCGCGGCGAGCCTGGAAGAAAAGGTGCCGGGCTGGATGCGCAACACCGGCAAGGGCTGGGTGACGGCTGAATATGGCATGCTGCCGCGCTCGACCGGCGAACGCATGCGCCGCGAGGCTTCTTCCGGCAAGCAGGGCGGCCGCACGCTGGAAATCCAGCGCCTGATCGGCCGCAGCCTGCGCGCCGTCGTCGACATGGGCGCGCTCGGCGAGCGCCAGATCACCGTCGACTGCGACGTGATCCAGGCCGATGGCGGCACCCGCACGGCCTCGATCACCGGTGCCTGGATCGCGCTCTATGACTGCCTGCGCTGGATGGAAGCGCGCCAGATGGTCAGCGTCGACAAGGTGCTGAAGGACCATGTCGCGGCGATTTCCTGCGGCATCCATGACGGCCAGCCGGTCATCGACCTCGACTATCTCGAGGATTCCTCGGCCGGTACCGACGCCAATTTCGTCATGACCGGCAAGGGCGGGATCGTCGAGATCCAGGGCACCGCCGAAGGCACGCCGTTCTCGGAAGAAGAGTTCCTGCAGTTGATGGGCCTCGCCCGCAAGGGCATTGCGCGTCTGGTCGACCTGCAGAAGATGGCGGTGGGCTGA
- a CDS encoding DUF3297 family protein, whose product MSLPDRLSNDPRSPFFNAEALQAGVGILFNGKERQDVSEYCVSEGWVRVPAGKSKDRYGEPITIKLKGTVEAFPKP is encoded by the coding sequence ATGTCCCTGCCCGACCGCCTGAGCAACGACCCGCGCAGCCCCTTTTTCAACGCCGAGGCGCTGCAGGCGGGCGTCGGCATCCTGTTCAACGGCAAAGAACGCCAGGACGTCAGCGAGTATTGCGTCAGCGAAGGCTGGGTCCGCGTGCCGGCGGGCAAGTCGAAGGATCGCTACGGCGAGCCGATCACCATCAAGCTCAAGGGCACCGTCGAGGCTTTTCCGAAGCCTTGA
- the rdgB gene encoding RdgB/HAM1 family non-canonical purine NTP pyrophosphatase: protein MRKLADNEIVIASHNAGKLREFAELMAPFGIGAKSAKEYGLPEPDETGTTFEENAYIKALAAATATGLPAMSDDSGLVVDALDGAPGVYTANWAEKPDGTRDFAMAMQRTEDALQERGAKAAEQRTGRFVAVICLAWPDGHAEYFRGEAEGNLVWPPRGEKGFGYDPVFLPEGFDKTFGEMSAEEKHGWKPGQADALSHRARAFQKFARAMLGSA, encoded by the coding sequence ATGCGCAAGCTTGCCGACAATGAAATTGTGATCGCCAGCCACAATGCCGGCAAGCTGCGCGAATTCGCCGAGCTGATGGCGCCGTTCGGCATCGGCGCCAAGTCTGCCAAGGAATATGGCCTGCCCGAACCCGACGAGACCGGCACCACCTTCGAGGAAAATGCCTACATCAAGGCGCTGGCCGCAGCGACCGCGACCGGCCTGCCGGCGATGTCGGACGATTCGGGCCTTGTGGTCGACGCGCTCGACGGCGCGCCCGGCGTCTACACCGCAAACTGGGCAGAAAAGCCGGACGGCACGCGCGACTTCGCCATGGCGATGCAGCGCACCGAGGACGCCCTGCAGGAGCGCGGCGCCAAGGCCGCCGAGCAGCGCACCGGCCGCTTCGTCGCCGTCATCTGCCTGGCCTGGCCCGATGGGCACGCCGAATATTTCCGCGGGGAGGCCGAAGGCAATCTCGTCTGGCCGCCGCGCGGCGAAAAGGGTTTCGGCTACGACCCGGTGTTCCTGCCCGAAGGCTTCGACAAGACGTTCGGCGAGATGAGCGCCGAGGAAAAGCATGGCTGGAAGCCAGGCCAGGCCGACGCGCTGTCGCACCGGGCCCGCGCCTTCCAGAAATTCGCCCGCGCCATGCTCGGTTCGGCCTGA
- a CDS encoding YraN family protein, whose translation MTERLARQKAHSRGHRGEWLAALALMLKGYRIVARRYKTKLGEIDLIARRGDLVLIVEVKARKTLIEAMDAVAYGSERRIEGAADLWLARQPDYGKLSVRFDMVAVLPRRWPVHVENAFHGRN comes from the coding sequence GTGACTGAGCGGCTCGCCCGGCAGAAGGCACATAGCCGCGGCCACCGCGGCGAATGGCTGGCCGCGCTCGCGCTGATGCTCAAGGGCTACCGGATCGTCGCCCGGCGCTACAAGACCAAGCTTGGCGAGATCGACCTGATCGCCCGGCGCGGCGACTTGGTGCTGATCGTCGAGGTAAAGGCGCGGAAAACGCTGATCGAGGCGATGGACGCCGTCGCCTACGGTTCCGAACGCCGCATCGAGGGCGCCGCCGATCTGTGGCTGGCGCGGCAGCCCGACTACGGCAAGCTGTCGGTACGTTTCGACATGGTGGCGGTGCTGCCACGGCGCTGGCCGGTGCATGTCGAGAATGCCTTCCACGGCAGGAACTGA
- a CDS encoding low molecular weight protein tyrosine phosphatase family protein: protein MKNVLFVCSQNKLRSPTAEQVFATRRDIEVDSAGTNHDAENPLTPELVAWADFIFVMEKTHRTKLQKKFAKALKARVVCLDIPDDYAFMDPALVALLEERVPKHLR, encoded by the coding sequence GTGAAGAACGTGCTCTTCGTCTGCAGTCAGAACAAGTTGCGCAGCCCGACCGCCGAGCAGGTGTTTGCCACCCGCCGCGACATCGAGGTCGATTCCGCTGGTACCAATCATGACGCCGAGAACCCGCTGACGCCGGAACTTGTCGCCTGGGCCGACTTCATCTTCGTGATGGAAAAGACCCACCGCACCAAGCTGCAGAAGAAGTTCGCCAAGGCGCTCAAGGCGCGCGTCGTCTGCCTCGACATTCCCGACGACTACGCCTTCATGGACCCGGCGCTGGTCGCGCTGCTGGAAGAGCGGGTGCCGAAGCACCTGCGCTGA
- the rsmI gene encoding 16S rRNA (cytidine(1402)-2'-O)-methyltransferase, protein MQNNENKRVYVIGQTEIAARPLTPALYLVATPIGNLGDITLRALETLAGADHVACEDTRVTRVLLDRYGIRQRPTAYHEHNASEAGPRLIEALENGRSVALVSDAGTPLVSDPGFRLVGQAQERGIRVVPIPGASAVLAALTASGLPSDAFFFAGFLPVKDGQKRTRLEEVRAVPGTLIFFESPRRLADTLEAMAEVLGARQAAIGRELTKAFEEIRTGTLAELSAHYAEADTPKGEIVISVAPPEERTESADDVDKLLLSLAKEMPASKAAAEAARMTGQPKPALYRRLLELREGSGD, encoded by the coding sequence GTGCAGAACAACGAAAACAAGCGGGTCTATGTCATCGGCCAGACCGAGATCGCGGCGAGGCCGCTGACGCCGGCGCTCTATCTGGTGGCGACTCCGATCGGCAATCTAGGCGACATCACGCTGCGCGCGCTTGAGACGCTGGCCGGCGCAGATCATGTCGCCTGCGAGGACACGCGGGTCACCCGCGTCTTGCTCGACCGCTATGGCATTCGCCAGCGGCCGACCGCCTATCACGAGCACAATGCCAGCGAGGCCGGGCCACGGCTGATCGAGGCGCTGGAGAACGGACGCAGCGTGGCGCTGGTATCGGACGCCGGCACGCCTTTAGTCTCCGATCCGGGTTTTCGCCTTGTCGGGCAAGCGCAGGAGCGCGGCATCCGCGTCGTGCCGATCCCCGGCGCTTCGGCGGTGCTGGCCGCGCTGACCGCCTCGGGGCTGCCCTCGGACGCCTTCTTTTTCGCCGGCTTCCTGCCGGTCAAGGACGGGCAGAAGCGGACACGGCTCGAAGAGGTCAGGGCCGTGCCCGGCACGCTGATCTTTTTCGAATCGCCGCGCCGGCTGGCCGATACGCTCGAAGCGATGGCCGAGGTGCTCGGCGCCAGGCAGGCGGCGATCGGGCGTGAACTGACCAAGGCCTTCGAGGAAATCCGCACCGGCACGCTGGCAGAACTCTCGGCGCACTATGCCGAGGCCGATACGCCGAAGGGCGAGATCGTCATCTCAGTCGCGCCGCCCGAGGAGCGGACCGAATCTGCCGACGACGTCGACAAGCTTTTGCTGTCGCTAGCCAAGGAAATGCCGGCGTCGAAGGCGGCGGCGGAAGCCGCACGCATGACCGGCCAGCCGAAGCCTGCGCTCTATCGCCGGTTGCTGGAGCTCAGGGAAGGATCCGGTGACTGA
- a CDS encoding GNAT family N-acetyltransferase, giving the protein MATHKTYSISDLRDRPEFAGDVAVRIWNAWWRQDGHELAFIRGLVDENFASTGLPQALVAHDRDTFLGTAHLIESDLEARPQYSPWVAAVWVDEAARKSGIGAALVQAGAEAAFLQGFDTAYLCAKPAVSAFYERLGWQRIEEDVEGLNVFSLKRKA; this is encoded by the coding sequence ATGGCGACGCACAAGACCTATTCGATCTCCGATCTTCGCGACAGGCCGGAATTTGCTGGCGACGTTGCCGTCCGCATCTGGAATGCCTGGTGGCGCCAGGACGGCCATGAACTTGCCTTCATCCGGGGACTTGTCGACGAGAATTTTGCTTCGACCGGCCTGCCGCAGGCGCTCGTCGCCCATGACCGCGACACCTTCCTCGGCACCGCCCATCTGATCGAAAGCGATCTGGAAGCGCGGCCGCAATATTCGCCATGGGTGGCCGCCGTCTGGGTCGATGAAGCCGCCAGGAAATCCGGCATCGGCGCAGCACTTGTCCAGGCCGGGGCGGAAGCAGCGTTCCTGCAGGGTTTCGACACTGCCTATCTCTGTGCCAAACCCGCCGTCTCCGCCTTCTACGAGCGGCTCGGCTGGCAGCGCATCGAGGAAGACGTCGAGGGGCTCAACGTGTTTTCGCTGAAGCGGAAGGCCTGA
- the hemW gene encoding radical SAM family heme chaperone HemW — protein sequence MAFASLSRDPGFGVYVHWPFCAAKCPYCDFNSHVRHQPVDQERFARAFATELASMRARTGPREVTSVFLGGGTPSLMRPETVGAVLEAIAANWTIADNAEITLEANPSSVEAERFRGYRSAGVNRVSLGVQALNDGDLRFLGRLHNVEEALHAIGLAREIFPRLSFDLIYARPGQKPEDWAAELKQAIGYAVDHLSLYQLTIEEGTRFFQLYNAGKFEIPDGEHAAELYSITQEVTAAHGLPAYEISNHAKPGAESRHNLTYWRYGEYVGVGPGAHGRFLEDGTRIVTIAEKLPERWVELVEQQGHGVVGGETLNRSEEADEFLLMGLRLVEGIDLARYEQLSGKSLSSARLSILQGEGLVAPIGNSRLRATPEGMIVLDAVVADLAR from the coding sequence ATGGCGTTTGCGTCGCTCAGCCGCGACCCCGGCTTCGGCGTTTATGTGCACTGGCCGTTCTGCGCGGCCAAATGCCCTTACTGCGACTTCAACAGCCATGTCCGCCACCAGCCGGTGGACCAGGAACGCTTTGCCCGCGCCTTTGCCACCGAACTCGCAAGCATGCGCGCCCGCACCGGGCCGCGCGAGGTGACGAGCGTGTTCCTCGGCGGCGGTACGCCCTCGCTGATGCGGCCGGAGACGGTGGGCGCCGTACTGGAAGCCATCGCCGCCAACTGGACGATCGCTGATAACGCCGAGATCACGCTCGAGGCGAACCCATCGTCGGTGGAAGCAGAGCGCTTCCGCGGCTATCGCTCGGCCGGCGTCAATCGCGTGTCACTGGGGGTGCAGGCGCTGAACGACGGGGATTTGCGCTTCCTCGGGCGGCTGCACAATGTCGAGGAGGCGCTGCATGCCATCGGCCTGGCGCGCGAGATCTTTCCGCGGCTGTCCTTCGACCTGATCTATGCCCGGCCGGGCCAGAAGCCTGAGGATTGGGCGGCGGAGCTTAAGCAGGCGATCGGCTATGCCGTCGACCATCTGTCGCTGTACCAGCTGACGATCGAGGAAGGCACGCGCTTCTTCCAGCTCTACAATGCCGGCAAATTCGAGATCCCGGACGGCGAACATGCCGCCGAGCTGTATTCAATCACGCAGGAGGTGACGGCGGCGCATGGCCTGCCGGCCTACGAGATTTCCAACCACGCCAAACCAGGCGCCGAGAGCCGGCACAACCTGACCTACTGGCGCTACGGCGAATATGTCGGCGTCGGCCCCGGCGCGCATGGGCGCTTCCTGGAGGACGGAACGCGCATCGTCACCATCGCCGAGAAGCTGCCGGAGCGCTGGGTCGAACTGGTCGAGCAGCAGGGCCACGGCGTCGTTGGCGGCGAGACGCTGAACCGCTCCGAGGAAGCGGACGAATTCCTGCTGATGGGCCTCAGGCTTGTCGAGGGCATCGATCTCGCCCGCTACGAGCAGCTTTCCGGCAAGTCCTTGTCTTCGGCGCGGCTGTCGATCCTGCAGGGCGAAGGGCTGGTGGCACCGATCGGCAATTCGCGCCTGCGCGCGACGCCGGAGGGCATGATCGTGCTCGATGCCGTCGTCGCTGATCTGGCGCGGTAG
- a CDS encoding YiiX/YebB-like N1pC/P60 family cysteine hydrolase, which produces MTQKTDTLLDRLGRWLASRLQVESSGYEPYTPSDPDTLRRTLEPGDILLIEGNQRISAVIKYLTQSTWSHSALYIGDALPEPTDGSERPRLIEVNLGEGCVAVPLSKYRTYNTRICRANGLSPEDRDHVVRFMVQRLGLKYDLKNITDMLRYFVPRPPVPVRWRRRMLAFGSGDPTRAICSTMIAQAYGEIRYPILPEITRAPGRASAQSTYMRQEIMHIRHHSLYTPRDFDLSPYFRIVKPTLEYGFDYRQVTWGEQDKAGNKA; this is translated from the coding sequence ATGACGCAAAAGACCGACACCCTGCTCGACCGTCTCGGCCGCTGGCTTGCATCCCGGCTGCAGGTCGAATCCTCTGGTTACGAGCCCTACACGCCGTCGGACCCCGACACGCTGCGCCGGACGCTGGAACCCGGCGACATCCTGCTGATCGAAGGCAACCAGCGCATTTCGGCCGTCATCAAGTATCTGACGCAGTCGACCTGGTCGCATTCGGCACTCTATATCGGCGACGCGCTGCCGGAGCCGACGGACGGATCGGAGCGACCGCGGTTGATCGAGGTCAATCTCGGCGAAGGCTGCGTGGCCGTGCCGCTGTCGAAATACCGCACCTACAACACCCGCATCTGCCGTGCCAACGGCCTCTCACCCGAGGATCGCGACCACGTCGTCAGGTTCATGGTGCAGAGACTCGGCCTGAAATACGACCTCAAGAACATCACCGACATGCTGCGCTACTTCGTTCCGCGGCCGCCGGTGCCGGTGCGCTGGCGTCGCCGCATGCTGGCCTTCGGTTCGGGCGACCCGACGCGGGCCATCTGCTCGACGATGATCGCGCAGGCCTATGGTGAGATCCGCTACCCGATCCTTCCCGAGATCACCCGCGCCCCCGGCCGCGCCTCGGCGCAGTCGACTTACATGCGCCAGGAGATCATGCACATCCGCCATCACTCGCTGTACACGCCGCGCGACTTCGACCTGTCGCCCTATTTCCGCATCGTCAAACCGACGCTGGAATACGGCTTCGACTACAGGCAAGTGACTTGGGGTGAGCAAGACAAGGCTGGCAACAAGGCGTGA
- a CDS encoding acylphosphatase, with amino-acid sequence MNDRAVLVHITGRVQGVSFRAWAQREARRLGLNGWVRNERDGSVTALISGPEEAVASMLEACWQGPPGAHVGSVVPEPADPAAAGFNITG; translated from the coding sequence ATGAACGATCGTGCCGTGCTCGTCCACATCACCGGCCGCGTCCAGGGCGTCAGCTTCCGCGCCTGGGCACAGCGCGAGGCTAGGCGTCTCGGCCTGAATGGCTGGGTTCGCAACGAGCGTGACGGATCCGTCACCGCGCTGATTTCAGGTCCGGAAGAAGCAGTCGCCTCGATGCTCGAGGCATGTTGGCAGGGGCCACCCGGCGCTCACGTCGGAAGTGTCGTGCCCGAGCCCGCCGATCCGGCAGCGGCTGGCTTCAACATCACCGGCTGA
- a CDS encoding CYTH domain-containing protein, whose translation MAKEVERKFLVNGQEWRSLVEGSIRIRQFYLASNTGRSVRLRISDGEVATLTLKFGSRGRVRDEFEYQVPLAEAEEMMVFAIGRVIEKTRHHVSHRGRLYEIDVFGGELRGLIIAELETPEDVPASELPAWIGREVTGDPRYYNASLAHGDDVPEAVA comes from the coding sequence ATGGCCAAGGAAGTCGAACGTAAGTTCCTGGTGAACGGACAGGAGTGGCGGAGCCTTGTCGAAGGCAGTATCCGCATCCGGCAGTTCTATCTCGCATCGAATACGGGCCGCTCGGTGCGGCTGCGCATCTCCGACGGCGAGGTTGCGACGCTGACGCTGAAGTTCGGCTCCAGGGGGCGTGTGCGCGACGAATTCGAGTACCAGGTACCCCTCGCCGAAGCCGAGGAGATGATGGTTTTCGCCATCGGCCGTGTCATCGAGAAGACACGCCACCATGTTAGCCATCGTGGCCGTCTCTATGAGATCGACGTTTTCGGCGGCGAACTGAGGGGGCTGATCATCGCTGAACTTGAGACGCCGGAGGATGTTCCGGCATCCGAACTGCCGGCTTGGATCGGCCGCGAGGTGACCGGCGATCCGCGCTACTACAACGCGTCGCTTGCCCATGGCGACGACGTTCCGGAGGCCGTTGCATGA
- a CDS encoding VOC family protein — protein MRPSAILESALYVTDLDAAEVFYGEVMGLERIAKVPGRHVFFRCGQGVLLLFNAEATRQPPRPDATLPVPPHGTCGQGHLCFAATAEEVELWKTRLEGKGIAIEADFEWPSPEKDMRGGRSIYFRDPSGNSLEIAEPKLWGL, from the coding sequence ATGCGGCCCTCGGCGATCCTCGAATCTGCGCTCTACGTCACCGACCTCGATGCCGCGGAAGTGTTCTACGGCGAGGTGATGGGGCTGGAACGGATCGCCAAGGTGCCGGGGCGGCATGTGTTCTTCCGCTGCGGCCAGGGCGTGCTGCTGTTGTTCAACGCGGAAGCGACCAGACAGCCACCGAGGCCCGATGCCACGCTGCCGGTGCCGCCGCATGGCACATGCGGCCAGGGGCATCTGTGCTTTGCCGCGACTGCCGAGGAAGTCGAACTTTGGAAGACGCGGCTCGAAGGCAAAGGCATTGCCATCGAAGCCGATTTCGAATGGCCCTCCCCCGAGAAGGACATGAGGGGCGGCCGTTCCATCTATTTCCGCGATCCGTCGGGCAATTCGCTTGAGATCGCCGAGCCGAAACTATGGGGCCTTTGA
- a CDS encoding CHAD domain-containing protein codes for MSFRIDPRLALTGEVRRIAGEEIEKIAAHLNAARDNPDKGLHRARRRLKALRALLHLVWPGDEAFCRTENDRYRAISASIAGPRQATALIETIDRLAEDFAENAAHAGLATIRTMLVRHRAQAAHTEAGLDALLDTAIAECQAGFAALQTLSLPDLPENAADVLADGALATLRRARKALQQSRERGAADDFHDLRKAVKRHAAHLSLLRKLWPSPVKPRRERVEALGESLGELHDVFVMRALIEAGEAPFDGPEPKHLVRLLKRAEKALRKLCLADAAELFEDKPKRTVRRLAKKARDDLGGTMADTEAD; via the coding sequence ATGAGCTTTCGCATCGATCCGCGTCTGGCGCTTACCGGCGAGGTCCGCCGTATCGCCGGCGAAGAGATCGAGAAGATCGCCGCCCATCTCAACGCCGCCCGCGACAATCCCGACAAGGGGCTGCACAGAGCCCGCAGGCGACTCAAGGCGCTGCGCGCGCTGCTGCATCTCGTCTGGCCGGGCGACGAGGCCTTCTGCCGCACGGAGAACGACCGTTACCGCGCCATTTCGGCGTCGATTGCCGGCCCACGCCAGGCCACTGCACTGATCGAAACCATCGACCGGTTGGCCGAGGATTTCGCCGAGAACGCCGCCCATGCCGGCCTGGCCACGATCCGCACCATGCTGGTGCGCCATCGCGCCCAAGCCGCCCACACCGAAGCCGGGCTGGACGCATTGCTCGACACGGCAATCGCCGAATGCCAGGCAGGTTTTGCGGCACTGCAGACACTCAGCCTGCCCGACCTGCCGGAGAATGCCGCCGACGTTTTGGCAGACGGAGCGCTGGCGACGCTCAGGCGGGCGCGCAAGGCGCTGCAGCAATCGCGCGAGCGCGGCGCAGCCGATGATTTCCATGACCTGCGCAAGGCAGTGAAGCGGCATGCCGCGCATTTATCCCTGCTGCGGAAACTGTGGCCCTCGCCGGTCAAGCCGCGCCGCGAACGTGTCGAGGCGCTCGGCGAAAGCCTGGGTGAGTTGCATGACGTGTTCGTCATGCGCGCACTGATCGAGGCCGGCGAAGCACCGTTCGACGGTCCGGAGCCAAAACATCTGGTCAGGCTGCTCAAGCGCGCGGAAAAGGCGCTGCGCAAGCTGTGCCTCGCGGACGCCGCCGAACTGTTCGAGGACAAGCCGAAGCGTACGGTGCGGAGGCTGGCCAAGAAAGCCCGCGACGACCTCGGCGGAACCATGGCGGATACCGAAGCCGACTAG
- the hrcA gene encoding heat-inducible transcriptional repressor HrcA: MTKAVPDPTLQSLDMRSRDIFRRIVDSYLRDGEPVGSRNLSRMLPSSLSPATVRNVMSDLEHLGLVYAPHISAGRLPTQKGLRFFVDAFMELGDLSDDERRVIEAQVKASGEGATLEHMLTEASQMLSGMSRGAGLVLAAKNEVALKHIEFIQLEPTKALAVLVSQNGDVENRVVELPLGVTVSQLHEASNFLNAHIRGRTLAEARLEIARIKDETKAALDTLSQDLVEKGLAVWAGAESGLPARLIVRGRANLLENVTAQADIELLKHLFEDMETQDGLIQLLDLAEEGSGVRIFIGSENRLFSLSGSSLVVAPYRDKDARVVGALGVIGPTRLNYARIVPMVDYTAQLISRMLR, encoded by the coding sequence ATGACCAAAGCGGTACCCGATCCCACGCTGCAATCGCTCGACATGCGGTCGCGTGACATTTTCCGACGCATCGTCGATTCCTATCTCAGGGATGGCGAGCCCGTTGGCTCGCGCAATCTGTCGCGCATGCTGCCGTCATCGCTGTCGCCGGCCACGGTGCGCAACGTCATGAGCGACCTCGAACATCTCGGTCTCGTCTATGCGCCGCACATCTCAGCCGGCCGCCTGCCGACGCAGAAGGGGCTGCGCTTCTTCGTTGATGCCTTCATGGAATTGGGCGATCTGTCCGACGACGAGCGCCGCGTCATCGAGGCCCAGGTCAAGGCTTCGGGCGAGGGCGCCACGCTCGAGCACATGCTGACCGAGGCGAGCCAGATGCTGTCGGGCATGTCGCGCGGCGCCGGCCTCGTGCTCGCAGCCAAGAACGAGGTCGCGCTCAAGCACATCGAGTTCATCCAGCTCGAACCGACAAAGGCGCTTGCCGTGCTGGTGTCGCAGAATGGCGACGTCGAAAACCGCGTGGTCGAGCTGCCGCTCGGTGTCACCGTCTCGCAATTGCACGAGGCTTCCAACTTCCTCAACGCCCATATCCGTGGCCGCACGCTGGCCGAAGCCCGGCTCGAGATCGCCCGTATCAAGGACGAGACCAAGGCAGCGCTAGACACGCTGTCGCAGGATCTCGTCGAAAAGGGGCTCGCCGTGTGGGCCGGCGCCGAGAGCGGCCTGCCGGCGCGCCTCATCGTGCGCGGCCGCGCCAATTTGCTCGAAAACGTCACCGCCCAGGCCGACATCGAGCTGCTCAAGCACCTGTTCGAGGACATGGAAACCCAGGACGGGCTGATCCAGTTGCTCGACCTCGCTGAGGAAGGCTCGGGCGTGCGCATCTTCATCGGCTCGGAGAACCGGCTGTTTTCGCTGTCCGGTTCGTCGCTCGTCGTCGCGCCTTATCGCGACAAAGACGCGCGCGTCGTCGGTGCGCTCGGCGTCATCGGCCCGACCCGGCTCAACTATGCCCGTATCGTGCCGATGGTCGACTATACGGCGCAACTGATTTCGCGCATGCTGAGGTGA